The DNA window ATGATATCCAATACAAAATGGTAAGGTGGAATTGGTAGCTAAGAACCTCTATTTTTTACTGTAGAGGGTAATTGTCAACAAGTTTTATTGTTAAACTTTAAGCTACCTTTTAGAATATTTTAACTTAAGTTTTTAATTTTTATTTTAAGTTGATATATACACCCTTAACCATTATATTCTTTCAGCATTTCTGCTAGTTCTGGATTGTTGGCAATCATTTCCATTAATTTGTTTATCACTTCGTTTCTTTTTTCATCTATTTCTATGGCGTTTGTAATGTCTAACGCTGCGCCGCAAACATTGCAAAATTTAGCAGTGGTTTCATTCATCTTTCCACATCTTGGGCAGTATCTATTAGTGAATTCAGAATCATCTTTTTCGTCTTCTTCGTCTTCTTTGCCATGTATTTTGTCAATTGCATGGTCCAGATCTTGCCCAGAGAGATGGACATAGATAGCTGGCATTCGAGACCCGTGTTCCCATCCCATGTAAGATTCTAATTGTGAAGGTGTTAAATGATTGGCTAGAAATGTGCTTCGTGAATGTCTAAATAAATGTGGATGTATATCTTTTTGAATTTGTGCTTTTTCAGCGGCGATTTTTAGAACTCTACGGACGCCCTGATATTTTAGTGGTTGGTTTTTGATTTTACTGAGCCATACAGGTGCGTTTTGGTTTTCTTTTTCAGGGTGATTATTTAACCATGAAGTTATATATGGTGTGCTTGCAATCAGTTTTATTCTTCTTGCGCCAGTTTTACCATCTAGTCTAAGATATGTGCCGTCTCGTTTATTAAAATCGATATCTTTTATTCTGAGTTCTGACAAATCACCTACCCTGGCAGCTGATTCGTATAATACTGACATCAATGCTTTATCTCTTAAACTAGATGTTGAATCAATCATCATCTTAGCTTCATGTTCTGTGATTAAATCTTCAGGAAGTTTATGTTGGTTGGAATTTTTTCCTGTTTTTATAATGTCGGTAGGAACATCCAATTCCATATCTTTGATGAATTTCTTAAGATTAACTCTGTACAAGTTTTTTGTACTGGGTTTATATCCAGATTGTTCAATTTTACCTAGCAGGGATATAATGTCATCCTTGTCAAAATTTTCAATAGGCTTTTCACACATTTTCGATATCTGGTTCAAATTGTTTAGGTAATTGAGAACAGTATGTGGGCTTGAGGATTTGGCAAATAATATGTTTTTGTATTTAAGTATTAGATTTTTATTTTCTTCACAGTATGTTTCTCCACGTATTTGTTTTTCCATATTTTTCAGTTTTTTATCTTCACCATGAAAAGTCATTGTTTGTCACTCCTTTTTCAGTTATAATAATGAATTTCTTTACAAGGAATCATCCTTGCAAAGTATAATTCTCAGTTTTAATTTGAGTTGGCTACTAACTTCAGAATCTTGACGGCTTTTCTTTCCCAATCGTTTCCGAATTTTTCCATGAATTCTATCCACTCTTGGTTATCTTCACAATACTGAGCGATTGA is part of the Methanohalobium evestigatum Z-7303 genome and encodes:
- a CDS encoding tyrosine-type recombinase/integrase; translated protein: MTFHGEDKKLKNMEKQIRGETYCEENKNLILKYKNILFAKSSSPHTVLNYLNNLNQISKMCEKPIENFDKDDIISLLGKIEQSGYKPSTKNLYRVNLKKFIKDMELDVPTDIIKTGKNSNQHKLPEDLITEHEAKMMIDSTSSLRDKALMSVLYESAARVGDLSELRIKDIDFNKRDGTYLRLDGKTGARRIKLIASTPYITSWLNNHPEKENQNAPVWLSKIKNQPLKYQGVRRVLKIAAEKAQIQKDIHPHLFRHSRSTFLANHLTPSQLESYMGWEHGSRMPAIYVHLSGQDLDHAIDKIHGKEDEEDEKDDSEFTNRYCPRCGKMNETTAKFCNVCGAALDITNAIEIDEKRNEVINKLMEMIANNPELAEMLKEYNG